The following proteins are encoded in a genomic region of Phycisphaerae bacterium:
- a CDS encoding phosphatidylserine decarboxylase family protein: MPLALQGLREMLVCTVVFGGGAALCAWGAVSGSALWWIPAIPLAAVWVFTIAFFRDPERDIPAESGSLVSPADGKITEITRVESHEWIDGPALKISIFLSIFDVHINRSPCSGRVLRTDYRAGEFLDARHPECGIRNECNTVVLEANEPLGSGAGVGPTGTRVVIRQVAGLIARRIICQISPGDSISRGGRIGLIKFGSRTDLIVPADIGLEPVVQVNDMVKGGSTILIRTVQSKVRCEADAHPTEPSAATMSSQKA, from the coding sequence ATGCCGCTGGCGCTTCAAGGCTTACGCGAGATGCTGGTCTGTACCGTCGTGTTCGGCGGTGGAGCGGCGTTGTGCGCGTGGGGCGCGGTCTCGGGGTCGGCGTTGTGGTGGATCCCGGCGATTCCGCTCGCGGCGGTGTGGGTATTTACCATCGCTTTTTTTCGCGACCCCGAACGGGATATTCCAGCCGAAAGCGGCTCGCTCGTTTCGCCCGCTGATGGGAAGATCACGGAGATCACCCGGGTTGAGTCGCACGAGTGGATCGATGGTCCGGCCCTGAAGATCAGCATCTTCCTTTCAATCTTCGATGTGCATATCAATCGCTCGCCCTGCTCCGGCCGGGTGCTGCGGACGGATTATCGCGCGGGTGAATTTCTTGACGCGCGCCATCCGGAGTGCGGCATTCGGAACGAATGCAACACGGTGGTTCTCGAAGCAAACGAGCCGCTCGGATCCGGGGCCGGCGTGGGTCCGACCGGCACACGCGTTGTCATTCGACAGGTGGCCGGATTGATCGCCCGACGGATTATCTGCCAGATCAGTCCGGGGGACTCGATCAGCCGTGGTGGTCGAATCGGGCTGATCAAGTTTGGCTCGCGAACGGATTTGATCGTGCCGGCGGATATCGGGCTGGAGCCGGTGGTTCAGGTAAACGATATGGTAAAAGGCGGATCGACGATTCTGATTCGGACCGTCCAATCGAAGGTGCGTTGTGAAGCGGACGCGCACCCGACCGAGCCGAGCGCGGCAACGATGTCATCGCAGAAGGCGTAG
- a CDS encoding phosphatidylcholine/phosphatidylserine synthase produces the protein MRLRKHHDPAARRVRRRERVLKTIGVLPSLATLGNLSCGLGAIYLCLLHSQAVAMKIVDPPIGGAKLAAISPSFVAAAGFLLILAMCFDGIDGRLARLARKTTEFGAQLDSLADVVSFGVAPALMVLSISQPATFVDMNDLSFIDRVYWRLEWVMAAVYVCCAALRLARFNVENEEDESAHMEFRGLPTPGAAGAVIGLVICHQGLLPDLKLPEFAHVLGRAMPAYALLLGLLMVSPFRYPHLVNAVLRSRRPFWQVVALSMSVLIGFVVQFHITLWIVTSAYALSGPFNMAMLRLRGRSETVQRSDEVALPPILVGPLETFEDDEDEHHADAPSDDPEDRGGGDSTRYTA, from the coding sequence ATGAGACTCCGCAAACATCATGATCCCGCGGCCCGACGAGTTCGCCGCCGAGAGCGCGTTCTGAAGACGATCGGTGTGTTGCCGTCGCTCGCCACGCTCGGCAATCTGAGTTGCGGCCTGGGCGCGATCTACCTTTGCCTGCTTCATTCGCAGGCGGTCGCCATGAAAATTGTCGATCCGCCGATCGGCGGTGCAAAACTGGCGGCGATTTCGCCGTCTTTTGTGGCGGCGGCGGGATTCCTGCTGATCCTGGCGATGTGCTTCGATGGCATCGACGGGCGCCTCGCGCGTCTGGCGCGGAAGACGACGGAATTCGGGGCGCAGCTCGACTCGCTGGCTGACGTGGTCAGTTTCGGCGTCGCGCCGGCGTTGATGGTGCTGAGCATCTCGCAGCCCGCCACCTTCGTGGATATGAATGATCTGTCGTTCATCGACCGGGTGTACTGGCGTCTGGAATGGGTGATGGCTGCGGTGTACGTGTGCTGCGCGGCGCTGCGCCTGGCGCGATTCAACGTTGAGAACGAGGAAGACGAATCGGCTCACATGGAGTTTCGCGGTCTGCCGACTCCCGGAGCGGCAGGCGCGGTGATCGGCCTGGTGATCTGCCATCAGGGCCTTCTGCCCGATTTGAAGCTGCCGGAGTTTGCTCATGTGCTGGGCCGTGCGATGCCCGCTTATGCCCTACTGCTTGGCTTGCTGATGGTCAGCCCGTTCCGTTATCCGCACCTGGTCAATGCCGTCCTGCGCAGCCGTCGACCGTTCTGGCAGGTCGTCGCACTTTCGATGTCGGTGCTGATCGGATTCGTCGTTCAGTTTCATATCACCTTGTGGATCGTGACTTCGGCGTACGCTCTGTCCGGGCCATTCAATATGGCGATGCTGCGGCTTCGCGGCCGGAGCGAAACGGTCCAGCGGTCGGATGAGGTCGCGCTGCCCCCGATCCTGGTGGGGCCGCTCGAAACATTCGAGGATGACGAGGACGAGCATCACGCCGACGCGCCGTCCGATGACCCCGAAGACCGAGGCGGCGGAGATTCCACGCGGTACACGGCCTGA
- a CDS encoding class I SAM-dependent methyltransferase, with the protein MALAVPTHPAADASIVSPPMQCVGCGLMQSPGRPALRRNGGTLPFDLHRCGGCGLVQQHPRESTAKLAAHYGHNYYVFKEDNARRWARAVQQYCIHLRGLERRSPKRLLDVGCALGHLAALAKRRGWRVTGIDVSAEAVSRAVSTFSIDALAGQLSQYLSVLPRFDVVFLGDVLEHVGDPARFLLNVHSCLAPNGVVCIDTPNWGGWWRRVARSRWIGINPFHVNLFDGRSLGAMLARCGMDVTRTTSYTHCRYAAPSARPELRGLIGAMPDALAWRTGALLDRMSRIGAWADLRTAPPTTLDTAAATADRLWRRGYRLHPSLLGDNLVVHAQKR; encoded by the coding sequence ATGGCTCTCGCCGTTCCGACTCATCCAGCCGCCGATGCTTCCATCGTATCCCCGCCGATGCAGTGCGTTGGCTGCGGGTTGATGCAGTCGCCAGGTCGCCCGGCCCTGCGACGCAACGGCGGAACGCTTCCATTCGATCTGCATCGATGCGGCGGTTGCGGACTGGTGCAGCAGCATCCCCGCGAGTCCACGGCAAAGCTGGCCGCTCACTACGGTCACAACTACTACGTCTTCAAGGAGGACAATGCGCGCCGATGGGCACGAGCCGTGCAACAGTATTGCATCCATCTTCGAGGGCTTGAGCGTCGATCACCGAAGCGGCTTCTGGACGTGGGCTGCGCGCTGGGGCATCTGGCGGCGCTTGCAAAGCGTCGCGGCTGGCGCGTGACGGGAATTGATGTCTCGGCCGAGGCGGTGAGTCGCGCGGTTTCGACGTTTAGCATTGATGCGCTGGCCGGTCAGTTGTCGCAGTATCTTTCGGTTCTGCCGCGATTCGATGTCGTGTTTCTGGGCGACGTGCTGGAGCACGTGGGCGATCCGGCGAGATTCCTTTTGAATGTTCACAGCTGCCTCGCTCCGAATGGCGTCGTGTGCATCGATACGCCGAACTGGGGCGGATGGTGGCGGCGGGTGGCGCGATCACGATGGATCGGCATCAACCCGTTTCACGTCAATCTCTTTGATGGAAGGTCGCTTGGCGCGATGCTCGCGCGATGTGGAATGGATGTCACGCGGACGACATCTTACACTCACTGCCGATATGCGGCGCCGTCCGCGCGACCCGAGCTTCGGGGACTGATCGGGGCGATGCCCGATGCGCTGGCCTGGCGAACGGGCGCCCTGCTCGATCGCATGAGCCGAATTGGCGCATGGGCGGACTTGCGGACCGCTCCTCCCACGACGCTGGACACCGCGGCCGCCACGGCCGACCGGCTCTGGCGGCGCGGGTATCGCCTGCACCCTTCTTTGCTGGGGGACAATCTCGTCGTGCATGCCCAAAAGCGCTAA
- a CDS encoding nucleotide pyrophosphohydrolase, whose product MTDETATIADLKRLIQEFVNERDWSQFHTPKNLSMSIAIEAAELMEHFQWTEGGGSSRPTDDPVVMQEVREELADILCYALSFANALGIDVNDAVREKMVKNAAKYPSERYRGRFR is encoded by the coding sequence ATGACAGACGAGACGGCGACAATAGCCGACCTGAAGCGGCTCATTCAAGAATTCGTCAACGAGCGTGACTGGTCGCAATTCCATACGCCCAAAAATCTCTCGATGTCGATTGCGATCGAGGCCGCGGAGCTGATGGAGCACTTTCAATGGACAGAGGGTGGCGGATCGAGTCGCCCGACCGATGATCCGGTGGTCATGCAAGAGGTTCGCGAAGAACTCGCTGACATTCTGTGTTACGCGCTATCATTCGCCAATGCACTAGGAATCGACGTGAACGATGCGGTGCGAGAGAAGATGGTGAAGAACGCGGCGAAATATCCGTCGGAACGGTATCGCGGGCGATTCAGATAA
- a CDS encoding matrixin family metalloprotease: MRYSHSFSRVRDTAMAFGLILGCIAFSACDLFSMLPIVNPPSNTGSSFATAKLVSYGANDVSEFSGTIGSQVADVYDLGPMAVGDRIRVTVDAASGSLLDPTIAIFDQDKELWSINDDVDFDANNFNSAIDDVVTVAGDQFYLAITKYFQSTRGGSYNVRVQITRGGVVTLPAVQTLLLNFAGGPVTIAGDGSYNLKVFDAADIDDAYAGETAAIKQIIIDTVKDNFAATGLEIVTSDENPMLTPGTFSAIHFGAYSGTKFGIADDVDVGNRDRCDDGIVFIERFDDPFAQRPTVTGIGIAIGNVAAHEAGHLLGLNHVSDVTALMDNTGSASTLLEDQNFKTAPLSRSIFPFGDQNDLKLLERVVPMP; the protein is encoded by the coding sequence GTGAGATACTCACATTCCTTCTCGCGTGTTCGCGACACGGCGATGGCTTTCGGACTGATCCTGGGCTGCATCGCATTCTCGGCCTGCGATCTGTTCTCGATGCTGCCGATCGTCAATCCTCCGAGTAATACCGGCTCATCCTTTGCGACGGCGAAGCTGGTCTCATATGGTGCCAACGATGTGTCCGAATTCAGCGGCACGATCGGTTCGCAGGTCGCCGATGTGTATGACCTCGGGCCGATGGCCGTCGGCGATCGAATTCGAGTCACCGTGGATGCGGCATCAGGCAGTCTTCTCGATCCGACGATCGCGATCTTCGATCAGGACAAGGAACTGTGGTCGATCAACGACGATGTCGATTTCGACGCAAACAACTTCAATTCCGCCATTGATGATGTCGTCACCGTCGCGGGCGATCAGTTCTATCTCGCGATCACAAAATACTTCCAGTCCACGCGCGGCGGCAGCTACAACGTCCGCGTGCAGATCACTCGCGGCGGCGTGGTGACCCTGCCGGCCGTTCAGACCCTGCTCCTGAACTTTGCCGGCGGACCGGTGACCATCGCGGGCGATGGGTCGTATAACCTCAAGGTCTTCGATGCCGCCGACATCGATGATGCGTACGCCGGCGAAACCGCCGCGATCAAACAGATCATCATTGATACCGTCAAGGACAACTTCGCGGCCACCGGACTCGAAATTGTCACCAGCGATGAGAATCCCATGCTCACGCCGGGTACGTTCAGCGCGATTCACTTCGGAGCCTATAGCGGAACGAAATTCGGAATTGCCGATGATGTCGATGTCGGCAACCGGGATCGGTGCGACGACGGCATTGTCTTCATCGAACGGTTCGACGACCCCTTCGCCCAACGGCCCACCGTGACGGGAATCGGCATTGCAATCGGAAACGTCGCGGCCCACGAGGCGGGGCACCTGCTCGGACTCAATCATGTCTCGGACGTGACGGCGCTCATGGATAACACCGGATCGGCCAGCACGCTGCTCGAAGACCAGAATTTCAAAACGGCTCCGCTCAGCCGATCGATCTTCCCGTTCGGCGATCAGAACGATCTCAAGCTGCTGGAGAGGGTTGTTCCCATGCCCTGA
- a CDS encoding NAD(P)H-dependent oxidoreductase: MSDPVQLLAFAGSTRTQSLNKKLVKIAAEGARKAGAVVTVADLRDFAMPLFDEDLESREGPPPCATQLKKLMIASDGFIISSPEYNSSISAVLKNAIDWVSRAAAGERPLAAFSGKTAVLMAASPGALGGLRGLVHLRAILGNLNMIVLPEQRAIPTAHQAFEGDGRLKDATLHESVEALGHRLAFVTRKLKAV, translated from the coding sequence ATGTCCGATCCTGTTCAGTTGCTCGCATTCGCAGGAAGCACGCGCACGCAGTCGCTCAACAAAAAGCTGGTGAAGATCGCCGCGGAAGGCGCTCGAAAAGCCGGCGCGGTCGTCACGGTGGCCGACCTTCGAGACTTCGCAATGCCCCTGTTCGACGAGGACCTGGAATCGCGAGAAGGTCCGCCCCCGTGCGCCACTCAGTTGAAGAAACTGATGATCGCATCCGATGGGTTCATCATCTCATCGCCGGAGTACAACAGTTCGATCAGCGCCGTGCTGAAGAATGCGATCGACTGGGTTTCCCGCGCGGCAGCCGGAGAGCGGCCGTTGGCGGCCTTCAGCGGAAAAACAGCAGTCCTGATGGCGGCATCGCCCGGCGCGCTCGGAGGGCTTCGCGGCCTGGTCCACCTTCGAGCGATACTCGGCAATCTCAACATGATCGTCTTGCCCGAGCAGCGTGCCATACCGACGGCACATCAGGCGTTTGAAGGCGATGGACGCTTGAAAGATGCAACGCTTCATGAATCAGTCGAAGCATTGGGACACCGCCTTGCGTTCGTGACTCGGAAGCTGAAAGCCGTCTAG
- a CDS encoding PhzF family phenazine biosynthesis protein: MSEPLRFKLVDAFTSSSYAGNVAGVVFDADALTDRQMQLIAAEFNASETTFILNPTVRDAALRFRWFTPGCEVNFCGHATIGAFHAVIEDGHFAGAFDEPGTIIPIETRSGIVTLRLERSRDPAQVVTIWFDAPHNEPKKTPVNLSPLLPHLGITMDLVDPRFKPIRTHDDDIIFAITSLPVLLQMQPSMSGLIEYCRRAGGLRGIFITCFETLSAAVAAQSRFFAPNAGVDEDPVTGSAHGPFGLQLVQCGIVPTIDGRADFLCAQGKSGGRAGLVRVVVSEEPGEDGAIQRKVRIGGNCVTTASGILNRLPADPASGRLYKGC; encoded by the coding sequence ATGTCTGAACCGCTGCGATTCAAGCTAGTTGACGCATTTACAAGCTCTTCCTACGCCGGAAATGTCGCCGGCGTCGTCTTTGACGCCGATGCGCTGACCGATCGTCAGATGCAGTTGATTGCCGCCGAATTCAATGCCAGCGAGACGACCTTCATTCTCAATCCCACCGTTCGAGACGCAGCTCTTCGCTTTCGCTGGTTTACACCCGGGTGCGAGGTAAATTTCTGCGGCCATGCGACAATCGGGGCCTTTCACGCCGTGATCGAGGACGGGCACTTCGCAGGCGCCTTCGATGAACCGGGCACCATCATCCCGATTGAAACGCGCAGCGGCATCGTCACGCTGCGACTGGAAAGATCCCGCGATCCGGCTCAGGTCGTTACGATCTGGTTCGACGCGCCGCATAACGAACCAAAAAAGACACCAGTCAATTTATCCCCGCTCCTGCCGCACCTGGGGATCACGATGGATCTCGTCGATCCACGCTTCAAGCCGATCCGAACCCACGATGACGATATCATCTTCGCAATCACCTCGCTCCCCGTGCTGCTTCAGATGCAGCCGTCAATGAGCGGACTGATCGAGTATTGCCGGCGTGCGGGCGGGTTGCGCGGAATCTTCATAACCTGCTTCGAGACCCTGTCCGCCGCAGTGGCGGCCCAGTCGCGATTTTTCGCGCCGAATGCCGGCGTCGACGAAGACCCCGTCACAGGCAGCGCACATGGTCCGTTTGGTCTGCAACTGGTCCAATGCGGCATCGTGCCCACGATCGACGGGCGCGCGGATTTTCTCTGTGCACAAGGCAAGTCCGGCGGACGCGCCGGCCTGGTGCGAGTCGTCGTCAGTGAGGAGCCGGGCGAAGACGGTGCCATTCAGCGAAAGGTTCGCATCGGTGGCAACTGCGTCACCACGGCTTCCGGCATCCTGAATCGGCTGCCGGCGGATCCCGCATCGGGCCGCCTTTACAAAGGCTGCTGA